In one Winogradskyella sp. MH6 genomic region, the following are encoded:
- a CDS encoding SMI1/KNR4 family protein, translating into MPFPIDIKYIIETESELNVKFPTEFKNQMIKSNGGELLISDEFGFELHPFFDKSDRKRISRTCNHIALETKNARKWSGFPDNGIAIGADGFGNQLILTHNGNGNLTDELYFWNHETRHIEKIAESINKLYIDKGSFWEKIKSIFNA; encoded by the coding sequence ATGCCGTTTCCAATTGATATAAAATATATAATAGAAACTGAATCGGAATTAAATGTAAAATTCCCGACTGAATTTAAAAACCAAATGATTAAATCAAATGGTGGAGAATTATTGATTTCGGACGAGTTTGGATTTGAATTGCATCCATTCTTTGATAAATCTGACCGAAAAAGAATAAGTCGGACTTGTAACCATATAGCACTTGAAACAAAAAATGCTCGAAAATGGAGTGGATTTCCTGACAATGGAATCGCAATTGGAGCGGACGGATTTGGGAATCAACTAATCTTGACTCATAACGGAAATGGAAATTTAACCGATGAACTATATTTTTGGAATCACGAGACAAGACATATAGAAAAAATAGCTGAATCGATTAATAAACTTTACATCGACAAAGGCTCGTTTTGGGAGAAAATAAAATCAATATTTAATGCATAA
- a CDS encoding IS110 family transposase, producing MKNVRDVIGIDVSKKTIDATAYQSEHHAVFTNDRAGYSKLLKWANHQVGSDSYFLCFENTGNYSLKLSVFLSESGVCYVEESPMRIKRSTGLTREKTDKLDSYMIARFGWMYREELQPSHMKPQIFQELGRILSLRDQLVKDRSGLKSTLKENKHLLSSPSTDVCCKILERSIKHIDKQIEALESQMKTLVKTDDTLRQNYELLRSVKGVGLILSCQLLYHTSNFIKFSTWRTFSSYCGIAPFEYSSGSSIRRRKQSHYIGDRKMKTLLSMAAVSAIQSDQELKKYYHRKLEEGKHKMIALNNVRNKILARSFAVIKRGTPFVNIAAVNY from the coding sequence ATGAAAAATGTTAGAGATGTAATCGGGATAGATGTATCCAAGAAAACCATAGATGCTACAGCATACCAAAGCGAGCATCATGCTGTATTTACCAATGATAGAGCAGGTTATTCAAAACTCCTTAAATGGGCAAATCACCAAGTTGGCAGTGATTCTTATTTTTTATGTTTCGAAAATACGGGCAATTACTCACTAAAGCTATCTGTTTTTTTATCAGAAAGTGGAGTTTGTTATGTAGAAGAAAGTCCTATGCGCATAAAGCGCAGTACAGGTCTTACAAGAGAGAAGACAGACAAGCTAGACTCTTATATGATAGCCAGGTTCGGATGGATGTATAGAGAAGAGCTTCAGCCAAGTCATATGAAACCACAGATCTTTCAAGAACTGGGAAGAATACTCTCATTAAGAGACCAATTGGTTAAAGATCGAAGTGGGTTAAAATCTACATTAAAAGAAAACAAGCACTTGCTGTCAAGCCCATCCACAGATGTTTGCTGCAAGATTTTAGAACGATCTATAAAACATATAGACAAACAAATAGAAGCCTTAGAAAGCCAGATGAAAACATTGGTAAAGACCGATGATACCTTAAGGCAAAACTATGAGTTGCTGCGTTCGGTAAAAGGCGTAGGTCTTATACTTAGCTGCCAATTGCTCTACCACACCTCTAACTTTATTAAATTCAGTACATGGAGAACCTTTTCAAGTTATTGTGGTATAGCACCGTTCGAGTACAGTTCAGGAAGCTCAATAAGACGGCGAAAACAGAGCCATTATATAGGTGATAGAAAAATGAAGACCCTATTGAGCATGGCAGCCGTATCAGCTATTCAATCAGACCAAGAACTTAAGAAATACTACCATAGAAAACTCGAAGAAGGTAAACACAAAATGATAGCCTTAAACAATGTTAGAAACAAAATATTGGCAAGAAGTTTTGCAGTAATAAAAAGAGGTACGCCCTTTGTAAATATAGCAGCTGTAAATTATTAA